The nucleotide window GCGAACAACACAGAGTTGCCGTTCCCGTCCCTCTCAGGGACGCCGGTGAAAGGCCCTTTGAACAAGTGAATCACCCGGGAGGGTGACCCTCGGACGCGGCCGGCGGATGGAGATCCGCCGGCCGCGTCTTTTTTACCTTGGGCTCGATACGATTCCGTGCCGGTCGGTTAGCGAGCGGTCGGGCAGCGGCCGTTCGCGCAACCGCCCATGGTCGGCAGCACGTAACCGCCCTGGATCACGGTCGGGCAGCGGCCGCTCGCGCAGCCGCCGACGGTCGGCAGGTAGCCGCTCTGGATCACGCCCGAACAGCCCCCCCCGGAGCAACTCCCGCGGTACAGCGGGGCCGGGTACGCGGTGTACGGCGCGCTGGTGGCGGCCGCCGGGGCGCCCACGGTCACGGTCGTGCTCGGGGTGTTCGGAGCGCTCGCGTAGGTGCTCAGGTGGTTGGCGAGGTCCCCAGCCGACACCGCGCCGGGCTGGCGCAGCGCCTGGTAGGTGCCGCCGGTGCTGCTGATCACCAGTCCGTCGGTGAGCTGAAACTGGCTCGCGAGTTCCGCGCCCTTCGCGGTGCCAGTGTCCACCGCCACGCACACGAACTTGTCACGAAGCAGCTTGGCGGCCTCGTCGGTCATGGCCGAGTCGTTCAGCACCTTGGCGAACGGGTTGCCGGTCCCGATCAGCACCGCCATCGGTTTGCCTTCACTGGCCGCGAGCTTCAGGGCGGAAGCGTAATCGGTGTGCGTCTGGAACTCGGGCTTTGCAGCCGGGGCCAGCACACCGGACAGGGCGATCGCAGCCAGAATCGTCGTGGTCATGCATTACTCCTGGTGTAACCACTTGGTGGGCGATCTCCCGCGCCTTACATGCCGCGGGAATTGCCGTTTATAGACATTTCTGCCGCAGATGTGAACCTTAAAGCCGTTAAAAAAGGAAAATTCGGAATAATTCGGTTGCGTAATGAGTCAAGACTGGACATTTGCCGCGTGGTGTTCTGGTGAGAATAGATAATTCGGGATTAATGTGAAGTTTTTTAATTGTTGTAGTGTGATATTGTTTATTGAGGTTTGTTGGTAGCCTTTGCTGTCTCATACCAAATCCGACTGAAGAGTAACGGTGGTTGGGAGCGCCACCCGCCCGCTAACGCAGGCGGGTGCAACCGACACCCTGCCGAGCGGTTACTCTTCAACCGGATTTGGTATCAGAGCGTCGCATCGTCGCCCGTTGGCGCGTCGCAGGACAAACTGATCACGCTGCCGGGATGGGGTAACGCTCGGAAACGAGTCGGGACCGCTCGGGAGCGGGTGATGTATCCCGCTTCCGAGCAGTGCGGATCGTCAAAAACGCTGCGCACTTACGTCCGTCTGCTCAGTCTTTTGAATCGTTATTACACCCTTGACGCCCCACATGGTGGGCGCTCGCTCTACCAGCGGGTTGATTACACCTCAAACGGTGAGGGGCGTTGAATCCGCCTCGACTGCCCGAGCGAAACCACTGGGTCAGGCCGTTGTCCATGCGAGGAATGCCCATGAGCCCGATCCGTGCGTTCGCCTGCGTGCTCCTGTTGGTTCCGCCGGTGGCGGGCGCGGAGCCAGAGGTGTGGCCCCAGTGGCGTGGCCCCACCCGGGACGGTCTTGTCGCCGGTGCCGCCTGGCCCGACAAGTTGGGCGGCGACGCTCTCAAACGCGTCTGGCGTGTCGAGAACCTCGGCCCCAGTTACTCGGGACCGATCGTGACCGCCGACCGCGTGTTTACGACCCAGACCGTGGACAAGAAGACCGAAGTCGTCACCGCCCACGACCGCAAGACGGGAAAGGAGCTGTGGAAGGTTTCGTGGGAGGGCGCCATCACGGTGCCGTTCTTCGCCGCGAAGAACGGGAGCTGGATTCGCTCGACTCCGGCGTTCGACGGGAAAACGCTGTTCGTTGCCGGTATCAAGGACCTGCTGGTCGCGCTGGACGGGGCCACCGGGAAGGAGCGGTGGCGGTGCGATTTCGTCAAGGAGTTCGGCGCTCCGCCCCCCGACTTCGGGTTCGTCTGTTCGCCGCTCGTCGACGACACCGGCGTGTACGTCCAGGCCGGCGGGTGCTTCGCGAAGCTCGACAAGGCTACCGGTAAGGTGCTCTGGACGGCACTCAAGGACGGCGGCGGGACCATGGGGTCCGCGTTCTCGTCGCCGGTGTTCGCGCGGCTCGCGGGCAAGGAGCAGGTGCTCGTGCAGACGCGCACGAAGCTCGCCGGGGTGGACCGCGGCACCGGCGAGGAACTGTGGGTGAAAGAGATCCCTTCGTTCCGCGGGATGAACATTCTCACCCCGGTGCCGGTGGGCGACGACGGCGTGTTCACCAGCACCTATGGCGGGAACACCCGGTTGCTGCGGCTGAAGAGCGACGGAGGCCAGTACTCCGCCCAAGACGCCTGGAGCTTCAAATACGAGGGCAACATGACTTCGCCGGTGGTGGTGGCCGGCCACGCCTATTTGCTCGGAAAGGACAAGCGGTTGCTCTGCACGAACCTCGAAACCGGCAAAGAGGTCTGGCGTTCGGAGGAGCGGTTCGGGGACTACTGGAGCTTGGTCGCGAACCGCGACAAGGTGCTGGCCCTCGACCAGCGCGGGACGCTGTACCTGTTCCGCGCGAGCGCAAAGGAGTTCGACCTGCTGGACCAGAGGAAGGTCGCCGACGCGGAGACGTGGGCGCACCTCGCGGTGTGCGGCGACGAAGTGGTGATTCGCGATCTGACCGGGCTGACGATGTGGCGGTGGGGCGTCCGGTAACGCGCCCCACTCCCGGAGGAGCGGAGCCGACCGGCGGCCGTGGTGAAGCGGTCAACTGGAACCGGCGTCGCTTTCGGGGCGCTCGGGCTTCCTTCGGAGCAGCCGGGCCATCCCGTACCCCAGCCCGACCGCCGACAGCACGCCGGACGCGCCCACGGCGAGCATGATCCAGTCGCGGCGGTCCGGTTGCCAGAGCGGACGGTCCGGTTCGGGGGCCATCAGCGCTCCCGAGTCGGCCACCAGTTCGACGTTGATCTCTCCCGGCGGCAGCGGTAGCGGCACCGGCACCGGGACGGGTATCGGAGCCGCGGTCGGGACGGCCCGTGGCGGCGTCGGGGTGCTTGCGAGTGCGGGCGTCGGGGCCGTGCCCACTTTCGGCGCCGCTTTCGCAGTCGCCTTCGGCGCCGGGGCCGGTGGCTTCATAGGTAGGGCGGGTGCCGAATCGTGTTTCGCCGGTCGAGCCGTCGGCAGCTTCGGCGCTTCCAACTGCGACTCACTTTCGAGCCAGTCTTTGAACGCGGGCTGGAGGTTCGGCGCCGGCGCGGCCCCGCCTGTGGTGAACCGCTTTAGCGCGAGAGCCGCCTCGGTCGGAGTCTGGTACCGCGCCTCGGGCGTTTTCGCGAGCAGCTTGTCGAGCACCTGCTGGAACCCGTTCGGCAGGTCGGACACGAACGTGCTCAGCGGCGGCGCCTTCTCGGTCGCGTGCTTGAGCATCTGCGCCATGATGTTCGACTCGGGGAAGGGCGGGTTCCCCGCGACGCACTGGTGCACCAAGCAGCCGAGCGAGTAGAGGTCCGCCCGGATGTCGGCGGTGCTTGCGTCCTTCGCCTGCTCGGGGGCGAGGTAGTCGGGCGTGCCGAGCACCGACCCTTCCAGAGTGAGTTTCGCGTCCGCCTGGGATTCCGGAACGCTGTCGTCGAACAACTCGCGGCCCAGCCCGACGTCCAGGATCTTGACGGTCGCGTCGAGTGTGGTGTCGGGCTTGCCCTTCGCCGGCTCCGGGGTGAGCATGATGTTCGCGGGCTTCAGGTCGCGGTGCACCATGCGGCGCTCGTGCAGGTGCTGGAGCCCGTCGAGCGTTTGCGTCGCGAGCCGCACCACCTCGGGCCAGGGCAACCGCTTGCGGCGCTCCAGCACGTCCGCGAGCGTCTCGCCCTCAATGTGTTCCATCGCGATGAAGTGGACCCCGCCGCTCTCGCCGACCTGGAACGCGCGCACCACGTTCGGGTGGTCGAGCTGGGTGAGCAACCGGGCCTCGCGCTGGAACCGCCCCAGCACCTGCGGGTTCTTGGCCCGCGACGCCGACAGGATCTTCAGCGCCACGACCTGCCCGAAGTTGTGGACGGCCTTATACACCCCGCCCATTTGCCCCTTACCGATGCGGTCGAGGATCTTGTACCCGCCGAGGAAGAACCCGTCGGCGCGGCCGCGCTGCACGATCGCGGCCTGGTAGTCGGTCAGGCACTTGCGGGCGACGAGGAACCGGCGGAACGAGTCCACGCGGTCGTCCGGGCCGGGCTTCTCCTGTTGCCACTGGTGATACTGCGCGCTCACCTCTTCCGGCGGGAGCAGCCGGCTCTTCACCAGCAGCGTGCAGTACTCGGCCGCGGTCGTGACGGGAGTAGCCATAAGACTCAAAAGTCAGAGGACAGGGGACGCAGTCAGGAGACAGAGCCCGACGCCCGGTCCGGTTGGCCGCGCCTGGTGTTTCGTAGCACAGGTCGGAACACCAGTGCCGTAATGGGGTAACGCCAGCGCACACGCCAACAACCGGATCGCGAACCAGACGCGCTCGCTGCCTGCTACTTCTTTCTCGAATCCTCGACCATCTGGCGCACGGCCGGGTCGTCACCGGCCACCCCTAGCACGGCGTCCCGGACGGCCGCGGCCTCGGCCGCGCGGCCCTGGGCGTCGAAGGCCTTTGCGTGTTCGAGGGCGGCACGCACCGGCTCGCGGTCGAGCGGCGGTCGGGGGGCGCGCACCGTTTGCTGGGCCAGGAGTGCGTGCCCCGTACGCGCGAGTTCGACCCAGCGCTGCTCCGACGGGACCGCCGCGAACGCCGCAACCACGCCCTCCCACGCCTCCCGCGCCTGCGCGGTCTCGCCCGCCTGCGCGAACCGCAGCCCGCGCAGATACCCGCGCTCGGCGTCGGTCCGCGGGTCGGCTTTCGCCCCCTCCGTGATCGCGCGCCGCAGTTCTCGGCGGTCCCGGATGCGCCGGCGGGCGGCGGCCAACTCGTCCTTGTACCGGTCGGCGTACTTTCGCGTGAGCGGCTCCAGGTACTTCTCGGCGGCGTCCCAGTCGTCGGGGTTGTCGGATTCGACCAGCGGTTGGGCGGCGGTGAACAACTCGTCCGCGGACGGCTCCGGCCACGCGAACGGCAGCACCAGCGCCGCCACCGCCGCCAGGAACAGGGGGATCACGACGACGGGCCGCTTCAGGAGGGGCCGCGGCTCGGGGGCCGGGTCGTCCGTATCGCCCCCGCCCAGGGCCGCCGGGAGCGCCGGCATTTCGGCTGTGTCGGGCGTGAGCTTCGCGGGCCACACGAGTTTCTCGCCCTTGCGCTCCAACTTGCCGCGCACCCGCTCCAACTCGTCGAGCAGCGCGGCGGCGGTCGCCGGGCGCCGCGCCGGGTTCTTGTCGAGCAGGGTGCAAACGAACTCGTCCACCTCCGCCGGGAGGTCGGGGACGAGCAGCGCCGGCCGCTCCGGGAGCGTGTAACACTGCTTGTGCATCAGTTCGACCACCGACCCGGCGGAGAACGGGGGGCGGCCGGTCACCAGAGTATAAAGC belongs to Gemmata obscuriglobus and includes:
- a CDS encoding serine/threonine-protein kinase, which produces MATPVTTAAEYCTLLVKSRLLPPEEVSAQYHQWQQEKPGPDDRVDSFRRFLVARKCLTDYQAAIVQRGRADGFFLGGYKILDRIGKGQMGGVYKAVHNFGQVVALKILSASRAKNPQVLGRFQREARLLTQLDHPNVVRAFQVGESGGVHFIAMEHIEGETLADVLERRKRLPWPEVVRLATQTLDGLQHLHERRMVHRDLKPANIMLTPEPAKGKPDTTLDATVKILDVGLGRELFDDSVPESQADAKLTLEGSVLGTPDYLAPEQAKDASTADIRADLYSLGCLVHQCVAGNPPFPESNIMAQMLKHATEKAPPLSTFVSDLPNGFQQVLDKLLAKTPEARYQTPTEAALALKRFTTGGAAPAPNLQPAFKDWLESESQLEAPKLPTARPAKHDSAPALPMKPPAPAPKATAKAAPKVGTAPTPALASTPTPPRAVPTAAPIPVPVPVPLPLPPGEINVELVADSGALMAPEPDRPLWQPDRRDWIMLAVGASGVLSAVGLGYGMARLLRRKPERPESDAGSS
- a CDS encoding serine/threonine protein kinase; the encoded protein is MITISDMIGARVGNWYVESEIGHGPLGVVYRARGFDDPEKVTAVKVFTGVRDPAAVQRMAAELLPLQRLDHANIAKTIDCGTHGGLAFVASEFVAGTDCAKRLEAGKLPWREVLGVAVQAARALKHAHNRNVLHRDLKPANFVIAPDGTLKLLAFGIAKVFPSPPSHVPAIGSAAYLPPETASGKPLTRRSDLYSLGGVLYTLVTGRPPFSAGSVVELMHKQCYTLPERPALLVPDLPAEVDEFVCTLLDKNPARRPATAAALLDELERVRGKLERKGEKLVWPAKLTPDTAEMPALPAALGGGDTDDPAPEPRPLLKRPVVVIPLFLAAVAALVLPFAWPEPSADELFTAAQPLVESDNPDDWDAAEKYLEPLTRKYADRYKDELAAARRRIRDRRELRRAITEGAKADPRTDAERGYLRGLRFAQAGETAQAREAWEGVVAAFAAVPSEQRWVELARTGHALLAQQTVRAPRPPLDREPVRAALEHAKAFDAQGRAAEAAAVRDAVLGVAGDDPAVRQMVEDSRKK
- a CDS encoding PQQ-binding-like beta-propeller repeat protein gives rise to the protein MSPIRAFACVLLLVPPVAGAEPEVWPQWRGPTRDGLVAGAAWPDKLGGDALKRVWRVENLGPSYSGPIVTADRVFTTQTVDKKTEVVTAHDRKTGKELWKVSWEGAITVPFFAAKNGSWIRSTPAFDGKTLFVAGIKDLLVALDGATGKERWRCDFVKEFGAPPPDFGFVCSPLVDDTGVYVQAGGCFAKLDKATGKVLWTALKDGGGTMGSAFSSPVFARLAGKEQVLVQTRTKLAGVDRGTGEELWVKEIPSFRGMNILTPVPVGDDGVFTSTYGGNTRLLRLKSDGGQYSAQDAWSFKYEGNMTSPVVVAGHAYLLGKDKRLLCTNLETGKEVWRSEERFGDYWSLVANRDKVLALDQRGTLYLFRASAKEFDLLDQRKVADAETWAHLAVCGDEVVIRDLTGLTMWRWGVR
- a CDS encoding thioredoxin family protein, with product MTTTILAAIALSGVLAPAAKPEFQTHTDYASALKLAASEGKPMAVLIGTGNPFAKVLNDSAMTDEAAKLLRDKFVCVAVDTGTAKGAELASQFQLTDGLVISSTGGTYQALRQPGAVSAGDLANHLSTYASAPNTPSTTVTVGAPAAATSAPYTAYPAPLYRGSCSGGGCSGVIQSGYLPTVGGCASGRCPTVIQGGYVLPTMGGCANGRCPTAR